In Morganella morganii, the following are encoded in one genomic region:
- a CDS encoding YajQ family cyclic di-GMP-binding protein, which yields MPSFDIVSEVELHEVRNAVENAQREVTSRWDFRNITATIELNEKNNSVKMTSESDFQVNQLVDIMREKLAKRGIDGASLTVPDEIVHSGKLYSVEATLLQGIDAALAKKIVKLIKDSKLKVQAQIQGEEVRVTGKSRDDLQSVMALVREGKLGQPFQFKNFRD from the coding sequence ATGCCATCATTTGATATTGTTTCTGAAGTTGAATTACATGAAGTGCGCAATGCCGTGGAAAACGCACAGCGTGAAGTGACCAGTCGCTGGGATTTCCGCAACATTACCGCCACGATTGAGCTCAATGAGAAAAATAACAGTGTTAAAATGACCAGTGAATCTGATTTCCAGGTCAATCAGCTGGTTGATATTATGCGGGAAAAACTGGCGAAACGCGGAATTGACGGTGCGTCTCTGACTGTACCGGATGAGATTGTTCACAGCGGTAAGCTGTACAGTGTTGAGGCAACCCTGTTACAGGGGATCGATGCTGCACTGGCGAAAAAGATCGTCAAGCTGATCAAAGACAGCAAACTGAAAGTGCAGGCGCAAATCCAGGGAGAAGAAGTCCGGGTGACCGGCAAATCCCGTGATGATTTACAGTCTGTAATGGCACTGGTACGCGAAGGAAAACTGGGGCAGCCTTTCCAGTTCAAAAACTTCCGCGACTGA
- the cyoE gene encoding heme o synthase translates to MMKQYLQVTKPGIIFGNLISVVGGFLLASKGDIDYPLFIATLLGVSLVVASGCVFNNYIDRDIDSVMERTKNRPLVRGLIDPKISLVYASVLGIAGMVLLLVAANAVAMLIAVVGFVVYVGVYSLYMKRKSVYGTLVGSLSGAAPPVIGYCAVTNQFDTGALILLLIFSLWQMPHSYAIAIFRFKDYQAANIPVLPVIKGISVAKNHIILYIIAFMFATLMLAISGYAGYKYLIVAAAVSVWWLGMALSGYKTTNDRVWARKLFVFSIVAITSLSVMMSVDPSVSGDVLLAYSR, encoded by the coding sequence ATGATGAAGCAATACCTGCAAGTGACCAAACCGGGAATTATTTTCGGAAATTTAATTTCTGTGGTCGGGGGATTCCTGCTCGCCTCCAAAGGTGACATTGATTACCCCCTGTTCATTGCGACATTGCTCGGTGTCTCGCTGGTCGTGGCCTCCGGTTGTGTTTTTAACAATTACATCGACCGCGACATCGACTCCGTCATGGAACGCACGAAAAACCGCCCTCTGGTAAGAGGGCTTATTGACCCGAAAATCAGTCTGGTTTATGCCTCTGTGCTGGGTATTGCCGGCATGGTGCTGCTGTTAGTGGCAGCCAATGCGGTGGCAATGCTGATTGCTGTTGTCGGCTTTGTGGTTTATGTCGGGGTTTACAGCCTGTACATGAAACGCAAATCGGTCTACGGCACACTGGTCGGCAGTCTGTCCGGTGCCGCACCGCCGGTTATCGGCTACTGCGCGGTGACAAACCAGTTTGATACCGGCGCACTGATCCTGCTGTTAATCTTCAGTTTATGGCAGATGCCGCACTCCTATGCGATTGCCATCTTCCGTTTCAAAGATTACCAGGCGGCCAATATCCCTGTACTGCCGGTGATTAAAGGTATTTCTGTGGCGAAAAACCACATTATCCTGTACATCATCGCCTTTATGTTTGCCACACTGATGCTCGCCATCAGCGGGTATGCGGGATATAAGTACCTGATTGTCGCCGCAGCGGTCAGTGTCTGGTGGCTGGGCATGGCGTTATCGGGCTATAAGACAACCAATGATCGTGTCTGGGCGCGTAAGTTGTTCGTGTTCTCCATTGTCGCTATCACGTCACTCAGTGTGATGATGTCTGTTGACCCCAGCGTCTCCGGTGATGTTCTGCTGGCCTACAGTCGTTAA
- the thiI gene encoding tRNA uracil 4-sulfurtransferase ThiI: MKFIIKLFPEITIKSQSVRLRFIKILTSNIRNVLKDLAEDVAVVRHWDYLEVRVKKEELGEGVADRLTRIPGIHHILQVEERAFTDLHNIYEQTFEMYAASLENKTFCVRAKRRGKHPFSSIELERYVGGGLNQHIPSAKVKLTHPDVTVNLEVEDDKLILVVRRLEGIGGFPIGTQEDVLSLISGGFDSGVSSYMLMRRGCRVHYCFFNLGGAAHEIGVKQVAHYLWNRFGSSHKVRFVAVNFEPVVAEILEKVDDGQMGVVLKRMMVRAASRVAERYGVQAIVTGEALGQVSSQTLTNLRMIDNATDTLVLRPLISHDKETIINLARQIGTEDFARTMPEFCGVISKNPTVKAVKEKIEAEEEKFDFAILDDVVLNAQNMDIRVIAQQSEQQVTEVEMVSELSATDVVLDIRSPDEQEAHPLKIEGTEVRTLPFYKLSTQFGDLPAETTYLLYCDRGVMSRLQALYLAEQGYTNVKVYRP; this comes from the coding sequence ATGAAGTTTATCATTAAATTATTTCCTGAAATTACCATCAAAAGCCAGAGTGTCCGCCTGCGCTTTATTAAAATTCTGACCAGTAACATCCGTAATGTGCTTAAAGATCTGGCCGAAGATGTGGCGGTTGTCCGTCACTGGGACTATCTTGAAGTCCGCGTGAAGAAAGAAGAGCTTGGCGAAGGTGTGGCTGACCGCCTGACCCGTATTCCCGGTATCCACCATATTTTACAGGTGGAAGAGCGCGCATTTACCGATCTGCATAATATTTATGAGCAGACCTTCGAAATGTATGCCGCATCACTGGAAAACAAAACCTTTTGTGTCCGCGCCAAGCGCCGTGGTAAGCACCCGTTCAGTTCCATTGAGCTGGAGCGCTATGTCGGTGGCGGCCTGAACCAGCATATTCCGTCCGCGAAGGTAAAACTGACGCATCCGGATGTGACGGTGAATCTGGAAGTGGAAGATGACAAACTGATCCTCGTGGTACGCCGTCTGGAAGGGATCGGTGGTTTCCCGATCGGGACTCAGGAAGATGTGTTATCTCTGATCTCCGGCGGGTTCGATTCCGGTGTCTCCAGCTATATGCTGATGCGCCGCGGCTGCCGTGTTCACTACTGCTTCTTTAATTTAGGCGGTGCGGCACATGAAATCGGTGTGAAACAGGTGGCGCATTACCTGTGGAACCGCTTCGGCAGCTCGCACAAAGTCCGCTTTGTGGCAGTGAACTTTGAGCCGGTGGTGGCAGAAATTCTGGAAAAAGTGGATGACGGCCAGATGGGCGTGGTGCTCAAGCGGATGATGGTCCGTGCGGCATCCCGTGTCGCGGAACGCTATGGCGTGCAGGCGATTGTGACCGGCGAGGCGCTGGGACAGGTTTCCAGCCAGACGCTGACTAACCTGCGCATGATCGACAACGCGACAGACACCCTGGTGCTGCGTCCGCTGATCTCACACGACAAAGAAACCATTATCAATCTTGCCCGTCAGATCGGTACTGAAGATTTTGCCCGTACCATGCCGGAATTCTGCGGCGTGATCTCGAAAAACCCGACTGTGAAAGCGGTGAAAGAGAAAATCGAAGCCGAAGAAGAGAAATTCGACTTTGCGATTCTGGATGATGTGGTGCTCAACGCGCAGAACATGGATATCCGTGTGATCGCGCAGCAGAGTGAGCAGCAGGTTACTGAAGTGGAGATGGTATCAGAACTGTCTGCCACCGATGTGGTGCTGGATATCCGCTCGCCGGATGAACAGGAAGCGCATCCGCTGAAAATTGAGGGAACGGAAGTGCGCACACTGCCGTTCTACAAGCTCAGCACTCAGTTCGGTGATTTACCGGCGGAGACCACTTATCTGCTCTACTGCGATCGCGGGGTGATGAGCCGTCTGCAGGCGCTGTATCTGGCAGAGCAGGGCTATACCAATGTGAAGGTGTATCGTCCCTGA
- the xseB gene encoding exodeoxyribonuclease VII small subunit produces MTKKTSATKTDALSFEASLDALEGIVTRLEAGNLPLEEALAEFERGIALTRTSQKTLMAAEQRVQILLNDDENAPLSDFTPEND; encoded by the coding sequence ATGACCAAAAAAACATCCGCAACGAAAACCGATGCACTGAGCTTTGAAGCATCACTCGATGCCCTTGAAGGGATCGTCACCCGTCTGGAAGCGGGTAACCTGCCGCTGGAAGAAGCCCTGGCCGAGTTTGAACGCGGTATCGCACTGACCCGCACCAGCCAGAAAACCCTGATGGCAGCCGAACAGCGGGTTCAGATCCTGCTGAATGATGATGAAAACGCCCCGCTGAGCGATTTTACACCTGAAAACGACTGA
- the panE gene encoding 2-dehydropantoate 2-reductase — protein MKITVLGCGAIGKLWLAALSGNHEVQGWMRIPQPYLNVNIDSLNGEPFYGQFTTNDPEFLAQTELLLVCLKAWQTSEAVNQLLPQIPESCPVLLLHNGMGVARELSPCPNPLLTGITSHGAYEENGLLHHSRRGLTHIGPVNERARHYGHLADILHDALPDVAWHDEIDAASWQKLAVNCVISPLTVIYDCKNGGLLAHLPQIRVLCDEAAEVMLREGIHTDGDNIYEYILHVIEKTADHSSSMRRDILYGRYTEIDYITGYLLQRARYHGILLPEHIHVYSLVKQKEEQNAPFSSHLSR, from the coding sequence ATGAAAATAACAGTACTGGGTTGCGGCGCAATCGGGAAACTCTGGCTCGCTGCACTGTCAGGCAATCATGAGGTGCAGGGATGGATGCGTATTCCCCAGCCCTACCTGAATGTGAATATTGACTCTCTGAACGGGGAGCCGTTTTACGGGCAATTTACCACAAACGATCCGGAATTCCTCGCACAAACCGAATTATTACTGGTTTGCCTGAAAGCCTGGCAAACCTCCGAAGCGGTCAATCAGTTGCTGCCGCAGATACCGGAATCCTGCCCGGTGTTACTGCTGCACAATGGCATGGGCGTGGCGCGTGAGTTATCCCCCTGCCCGAATCCGCTGCTGACCGGCATCACCTCCCACGGCGCATATGAAGAAAACGGCCTGCTGCATCACAGCCGCCGGGGACTGACCCATATTGGCCCTGTGAATGAACGCGCCCGTCATTACGGCCATCTGGCGGATATTCTGCATGATGCACTGCCGGATGTGGCCTGGCATGATGAAATCGATGCGGCCAGCTGGCAAAAACTCGCCGTGAACTGCGTTATTTCTCCGCTCACCGTTATCTATGACTGCAAAAACGGCGGACTGTTGGCGCACCTGCCGCAAATCCGCGTACTGTGTGATGAAGCTGCTGAAGTGATGCTGCGCGAAGGGATCCACACTGACGGTGATAATATCTATGAATATATTCTTCATGTGATTGAAAAAACCGCGGATCACAGCTCATCCATGCGCCGGGATATTCTTTACGGCCGTTATACCGAAATTGATTACATCACCGGCTATCTGCTGCAACGTGCCCGTTATCACGGGATCCTGCTGCCGGAACATATTCACGTTTACAGCCTCGTCAAACAAAAAGAGGAACAAAATGCCCCCTTCAGTTCTCATTTGTCTCGCTGA
- a CDS encoding cytochrome o ubiquinol oxidase subunit IV, with the protein MSHSNTAGTGASHGSVKTYLIGFILSVILTVIPFYMVIEGTASTSVLLATVVITAVVQILVHLVCFLHMNTASEERWNLIAFLFTLLIIGIVVVGSLWIMYNLNINMMVD; encoded by the coding sequence ATGAGTCATTCAAATACAGCCGGTACCGGGGCAAGCCACGGTAGTGTGAAAACCTATCTGATCGGCTTTATATTGTCGGTCATTCTGACAGTCATCCCGTTTTATATGGTGATTGAGGGAACCGCCTCAACATCTGTTCTGCTGGCGACTGTTGTGATTACTGCTGTTGTTCAGATTCTTGTTCACCTGGTGTGCTTCCTGCACATGAATACCGCGTCTGAAGAGCGCTGGAACCTGATTGCGTTCCTGTTCACGCTCCTCATTATCGGTATCGTGGTCGTGGGTTCACTGTGGATTATGTACAACCTGAACATCAATATGATGGTTGATTAA
- the ispA gene encoding (2E,6E)-farnesyl diphosphate synthase, whose amino-acid sequence MTMPEQTPETFRNQLTQARERVDHVLDEILTTLPFAATDMGKAMHYGALLGGKRLRPFLVYATGEMFGVTAENLDAPAAAIECIHAYSLIHDDLPAMDDDTLRRGKPTCHVAFGEANAILAGDALQTQAFAILAARPMPDVRPQDRLAMIAELADAAGLGGMCGGQALDLAAEGKNIGIHALEQIHNHKTGALIRASVRMGAMSAGEAGYAVLPALDTYAQAIGLAFQVQDDILDVIGHTDVIGKSQGSDAAHGKSTYPSLLGLKAAQDKAQALYQESLAALSQLEEHHYNTATLRELANFVIERNS is encoded by the coding sequence ATGACCATGCCAGAACAAACTCCCGAAACATTCCGCAACCAACTGACACAGGCCAGAGAGCGTGTTGATCACGTTCTTGATGAGATCCTGACCACACTGCCGTTCGCCGCCACCGACATGGGTAAAGCCATGCATTACGGCGCCCTGCTCGGCGGAAAACGTCTGCGCCCGTTCCTGGTGTACGCCACCGGTGAAATGTTTGGTGTGACGGCTGAAAACCTGGATGCCCCGGCAGCAGCCATTGAGTGCATTCACGCCTATTCCCTGATCCATGACGATTTACCGGCCATGGATGACGACACACTGCGCCGCGGCAAACCAACCTGCCACGTCGCCTTTGGTGAAGCGAATGCTATTCTGGCGGGGGATGCCCTGCAAACCCAGGCATTTGCAATTCTCGCCGCCCGGCCGATGCCGGATGTCCGCCCGCAGGACCGTCTGGCGATGATCGCCGAACTGGCGGATGCCGCCGGTCTTGGCGGAATGTGCGGCGGCCAGGCACTTGATCTGGCAGCGGAAGGAAAAAACATCGGTATTCATGCGCTGGAACAAATACATAACCATAAGACCGGTGCTTTAATCCGTGCTTCCGTCCGTATGGGCGCGATGAGTGCCGGTGAAGCAGGCTATGCCGTATTACCGGCTCTCGACACTTACGCACAGGCTATCGGCCTGGCGTTTCAGGTTCAGGATGACATTCTGGATGTTATCGGTCATACGGATGTGATCGGAAAAAGCCAGGGCAGCGACGCCGCTCACGGGAAGAGCACATATCCGTCACTGCTCGGGCTGAAAGCGGCTCAGGATAAAGCACAGGCGCTTTATCAGGAATCACTGGCTGCGCTTTCACAGCTTGAAGAACATCATTACAACACAGCAACCCTGCGTGAACTTGCTAATTTTGTGATTGAAC
- a CDS encoding MFS transporter yields MNDNKMTPLERRATWGLGSVFSLRMLGMFMVLPVITTFGLDFKDATSTLIGFAIGVYGLTQAIFQIPFGLLSDKIGRKPLIVGGLIIFMAGSIVAALSHSIYGVIAGRALQGAGAISAAVMALLSDTTREQNRTKAMAFIGISIGITFAVALVLGPVLADIIGLSGLFWGIALLAFLGILVTLYVVPDNKEHRQNRETAVVKGAIKQVLMDKQLARLNFGILALHTLLMATFVALPLVMSDAGLARESHWKAYLYTMLIAFVSVLPFIIYAEKYRKMKQVFVSCVIMMALAEIVFLLADKNLWLLYGGLQIFFIAFNVMEAILPSLISKEAPAGYKGTAMGIYSTSQFIGVALGGSLGGLLYGINGAVTVFGGGLILTLIWLAVSLTLRQPPYVSSLRLELPENDVNNPDIAVKLREQPGVSDVVIIAQERAVYVKTDTRLSNRKQLEAVLQG; encoded by the coding sequence ATGAACGATAATAAAATGACCCCGCTTGAGCGTCGCGCGACCTGGGGTTTAGGCTCGGTATTTTCTCTGCGCATGCTCGGCATGTTCATGGTATTGCCTGTTATCACCACGTTCGGACTCGATTTTAAAGACGCCACCAGCACCCTGATAGGCTTTGCCATTGGTGTCTACGGCCTGACCCAGGCCATCTTCCAGATCCCCTTCGGCCTGCTTTCTGACAAAATCGGCCGCAAGCCGCTGATTGTCGGCGGGCTGATTATTTTTATGGCGGGCAGTATTGTTGCCGCACTCAGCCACTCTATCTACGGTGTGATTGCCGGACGGGCGCTCCAGGGCGCAGGAGCGATATCTGCTGCCGTCATGGCATTACTGTCCGATACCACCCGCGAACAAAACCGCACCAAAGCGATGGCGTTTATCGGCATCAGTATCGGGATCACCTTTGCAGTTGCTCTGGTACTCGGCCCGGTACTGGCGGATATCATCGGTCTGTCCGGCCTGTTCTGGGGTATTGCCCTGCTCGCCTTCCTCGGGATCCTCGTCACCCTGTATGTGGTGCCGGACAACAAAGAGCACCGTCAGAACAGAGAAACCGCCGTGGTAAAAGGCGCGATTAAGCAGGTGCTGATGGATAAGCAGCTCGCCCGGCTGAATTTCGGGATCCTCGCCCTGCACACCCTGCTGATGGCCACCTTTGTCGCGCTTCCTCTGGTAATGAGTGATGCCGGGCTGGCGCGGGAATCTCACTGGAAGGCGTATCTGTACACGATGCTGATCGCCTTTGTGTCTGTTCTGCCGTTTATTATTTATGCGGAAAAGTACCGCAAAATGAAGCAGGTTTTTGTCAGTTGCGTAATCATGATGGCGCTGGCAGAAATCGTGTTTCTGCTGGCAGACAAAAACCTGTGGCTGCTTTACGGCGGATTACAGATTTTCTTTATCGCCTTCAATGTGATGGAAGCGATTCTGCCGTCACTGATCAGCAAAGAAGCGCCGGCGGGCTACAAAGGGACGGCGATGGGGATTTACTCCACCAGCCAGTTTATCGGCGTGGCACTGGGCGGCAGCCTCGGCGGCCTGCTCTACGGCATCAATGGTGCGGTAACGGTTTTCGGCGGTGGTCTGATACTGACACTCATCTGGCTGGCTGTTAGTCTGACACTGCGTCAGCCGCCGTATGTCAGCAGTCTGCGTCTGGAGTTACCGGAAAATGACGTAAATAATCCGGATATTGCTGTGAAATTACGCGAACAGCCGGGTGTGAGTGATGTAGTGATTATTGCGCAGGAACGGGCGGTGTATGTGAAAACAGATACCAGACTGTCAAACCGCAAACAACTTGAGGCCGTTTTACAGGGCTGA
- a CDS encoding DUF7057 domain-containing protein, with protein MKNSALQAPASRFVYVIVIVVALLQGLTLNATSDYLIRSSWQVPGSLVWLPMLLALFVPSVFSYLINRFSSAALWAGLLLTAVLCVWMNFWYLSEATAGHTRELSSLIPLMVLLFWLILPWFQLRQLSGSWNPDYVLLTEQYVRNTVLGALAGLIGLLVMGMLFLAVYLFRIVNLEFLSDWLNDSLYFWMSFCLGFNISLVFIRTVFTFSTGKIAGYVARVLLPLLTVIGVIAAGGLLLSVVTGVRVSGLGSFTMIWFVSLNILLLNLVYGNECVPRFRSWLNGLVLAGVLLLNVFSLLSVYGILVRVNQYSWSIDRLYGFCIALFLAVVVLAYSAALLWKRSGWAGLLGPVNKAGLLILMAIILVISSPLADFKQITANSILAGIEKGRIKVTSDIRYTLEDLGKRGEAVLAMLNENPEYSKALTYSSYDQDNRRTLREVMLTVAGSPALPESWWEGKYDVTRAWFCTESSAGGECLGFMADADGDGQDDALVCVSGYSDLSFYCQIWQQATEVTDGQPDKQVWEERDYQDIQYASEEEKQAAWAALKAGHYSLKPKVWMMVVPEPEKGAEPEQAPEVIQEPATPAPLVIQP; from the coding sequence ATGAAAAACAGTGCGCTTCAGGCACCGGCAAGCCGTTTTGTCTATGTTATTGTTATTGTGGTGGCGCTCCTTCAGGGGCTTACACTGAATGCAACATCCGATTACCTTATCCGCAGTTCGTGGCAGGTGCCGGGGTCGCTGGTCTGGCTGCCGATGCTGCTGGCGCTGTTTGTGCCGTCGGTATTCAGTTATCTGATTAACCGTTTTTCTTCGGCGGCACTCTGGGCAGGGCTGCTGCTGACTGCCGTTCTCTGTGTCTGGATGAATTTCTGGTATCTGAGTGAGGCAACGGCGGGCCACACCCGTGAGCTCTCTTCACTCATTCCTCTGATGGTACTGCTGTTCTGGCTGATTCTGCCGTGGTTTCAGTTGCGGCAGTTGTCCGGCTCGTGGAACCCGGATTATGTGCTGCTGACAGAGCAGTATGTCAGAAATACCGTGCTGGGTGCGCTGGCGGGGCTTATCGGCCTGCTGGTGATGGGAATGCTGTTTCTGGCGGTTTACCTGTTCCGGATTGTGAATCTGGAATTTCTCAGTGACTGGCTGAATGATTCTCTGTATTTCTGGATGAGTTTCTGCCTCGGGTTCAATATCAGCCTTGTGTTTATCCGGACGGTATTCACGTTCAGCACCGGAAAAATCGCCGGTTATGTGGCGCGGGTACTGTTACCGCTGCTGACTGTTATCGGTGTGATTGCGGCAGGCGGATTGCTGTTATCCGTGGTGACCGGCGTCCGTGTCAGCGGGCTGGGTTCATTCACCATGATCTGGTTTGTTTCGCTGAATATCCTGCTGCTGAATCTGGTTTACGGTAATGAATGTGTGCCACGTTTCCGCTCATGGCTCAACGGACTGGTACTGGCCGGTGTGCTGTTGCTGAACGTTTTTTCGCTGTTATCGGTTTACGGCATTCTGGTGCGTGTTAATCAGTACAGCTGGAGTATCGACCGGTTATACGGATTTTGTATCGCCCTGTTCCTGGCGGTGGTCGTGCTGGCGTACAGCGCGGCACTGTTATGGAAACGCAGCGGATGGGCCGGATTGCTCGGGCCGGTCAACAAAGCCGGATTACTGATACTGATGGCGATTATCCTGGTGATCAGCAGTCCGCTGGCGGATTTTAAACAGATCACGGCAAACAGTATTCTGGCGGGTATTGAAAAGGGCAGAATCAAAGTCACCTCTGATATCCGCTATACCCTGGAAGACCTGGGTAAACGGGGAGAGGCGGTACTCGCGATGCTGAATGAAAATCCGGAATACAGTAAAGCACTGACATACTCCTCTTATGATCAGGATAACCGCCGGACACTGCGGGAGGTAATGCTCACAGTAGCGGGCAGCCCGGCGCTGCCGGAATCCTGGTGGGAAGGAAAATATGATGTGACACGCGCCTGGTTCTGTACTGAATCCTCCGCAGGCGGGGAGTGTCTCGGCTTTATGGCGGATGCGGATGGCGACGGACAGGATGATGCGCTGGTCTGTGTCAGCGGTTATTCTGATTTATCGTTCTATTGTCAGATCTGGCAGCAAGCCACGGAAGTCACAGACGGTCAGCCGGATAAACAGGTCTGGGAAGAGCGTGATTACCAGGATATTCAGTATGCCTCTGAAGAAGAGAAGCAGGCGGCCTGGGCAGCGCTGAAAGCGGGACATTATTCACTGAAACCCAAAGTCTGGATGATGGTGGTTCCGGAGCCTGAAAAGGGTGCAGAACCGGAACAGGCTCCTGAGGTAATACAGGAGCCCGCAACACCGGCTCCGCTTGTTATTCAGCCCTGA
- a CDS encoding cytochrome o ubiquinol oxidase subunit III, which produces MSTNTLTQHNNAHDNHGHHDAGATKVFGFWVYLMSDLILFASLFAIYVVLKDGTAGGPTGKEIFNLQFVLVETFLLLFSSITYGFAMLAMNRNQVGQVNLWLFVTFLFGLGFVAMEIYEFHELISEGYGPDHSGFLSGFFTLVATHGLHVTAGLIWIIIMIIQTSRRGLTEVNKTRLNCLSLFWHFLDVVWICVFTVVYLLGAL; this is translated from the coding sequence ATGTCAACTAATACCCTGACTCAACATAATAACGCCCATGATAATCATGGGCATCACGATGCAGGTGCGACCAAGGTCTTCGGATTCTGGGTCTACCTGATGAGTGACCTGATTCTGTTTGCGAGTCTGTTCGCCATTTATGTGGTGCTGAAAGACGGCACCGCCGGCGGCCCGACCGGCAAAGAGATCTTTAACTTACAGTTTGTACTGGTGGAAACCTTCCTGCTGTTATTCAGCAGTATCACCTACGGCTTTGCCATGCTGGCAATGAACCGCAATCAGGTGGGTCAGGTTAATCTGTGGTTATTTGTGACTTTCCTGTTCGGCCTCGGCTTCGTAGCGATGGAAATCTATGAATTCCATGAATTAATCAGCGAAGGTTACGGCCCTGACCACAGCGGCTTCCTGTCCGGTTTCTTCACCCTGGTGGCAACACACGGTCTTCACGTCACAGCCGGTCTTATCTGGATCATCATCATGATCATCCAGACCAGCCGCCGCGGCCTGACCGAAGTGAATAAAACCCGCCTGAACTGCTTAAGCCTGTTCTGGCACTTCCTGGACGTGGTCTGGATTTGTGTGTTCACCGTTGTTTATCTGTTGGGGGCACTGTAA
- the yajL gene encoding protein deglycase YajL, whose protein sequence is MPPSVLICLADGCEETETVTTADLLVRAGVTVTLASANDDGSCLITGSRGIRIMADVPLVRVADTPFDAIVLPGGLKGAENLRDSPLVIEKIRRMHCDGHIVAAICAAPSVILVTHNLFPLGNMTGYPALEDKIPAKQWVNQRVYFDERVNLLTSQGPATAIDFALRLTERLCGQETAAKVAAELVLPPGIWDYQDTPYRTLADQG, encoded by the coding sequence ATGCCCCCTTCAGTTCTCATTTGTCTCGCTGACGGCTGCGAAGAAACCGAAACCGTCACCACCGCTGATTTGCTGGTGCGTGCCGGTGTAACGGTCACACTCGCCAGTGCCAATGATGACGGCAGTTGCCTGATCACCGGCTCACGCGGGATCCGCATTATGGCCGATGTGCCGCTGGTGCGGGTAGCGGACACCCCGTTTGATGCCATTGTGCTGCCGGGTGGCCTGAAAGGCGCGGAGAATCTGCGTGACAGCCCGCTGGTGATTGAAAAAATCCGCCGTATGCATTGTGACGGGCACATTGTTGCCGCTATCTGCGCAGCGCCGTCTGTCATTCTGGTGACCCACAACCTGTTTCCGCTCGGCAATATGACCGGCTATCCGGCGCTGGAAGATAAAATACCGGCAAAACAGTGGGTCAATCAGCGGGTCTATTTTGATGAGCGCGTTAACCTGCTTACCAGCCAGGGCCCGGCCACCGCCATCGATTTTGCCCTGCGTCTGACAGAGCGTCTTTGCGGACAGGAAACCGCAGCAAAAGTGGCGGCAGAATTAGTACTGCCGCCGGGGATATGGGATTATCAGGATACCCCTTACCGCACGCTGGCTGATCAGGGCTGA